The DNA region ATGATCCGCGCCTCCGGCATGCCGATGAACTCGCAGGCCTGCCAGGCCGCCGTCGCCGTCACCAGCGCCGTCGGGTCGGCGTTCCCCACGTCCTCCGCCGCGGCGATGCAGATGCGGCGCGCCACGAAGCGGGGCGTCTCGCCGGCCTCCAGCATGCGCGCCATCCAGTACAGCGCCGCGTCGGGGTTGCTCCCGCGCATGCTCTTGATGAAGGCAGAGGCGGCGTCGTAGTGCTCGTCGCCCGTGCCGTCGTAGTGGAGCATCTTGCGGGCGATGCACTCCCCGGCGACCTCCGCGGAGATCACCAGGCGGCCGTCCTCGACCGGCGTGGTCAGCAGCGCCACCTCCAGGGCGTTCAGCGCGCGCCGCGCGTCCCCCTCGGCATACCGCGCGATGTGCGCCAGCGCCTCCGGCGCGGCGTCCACCGTGACTTCGGGAAACCCGCGCTCGGGATGGGCCAGCGCCCGCTCCAGCAGCCGCACGAGGCCGGCCTCCTCCAGCTTGCGGAACTCGAAAATCTGCGAGCGGGAGAGGAGGGGGGACACCACGGAGAAGAACGGGTTCTCCGTCGTCGCGCCGATGAGGACAATCTTGCCGTTCTCCACGTCCGGAAGGAGCGCGTCCTGCTGGGCGCGGTTAAAGCGGTGGATCTCGTCCACGAACACAATCGTCTTCTGTTGGGTGTGGATGCGCCGCTGGTGGGCCGCCGCGATCAGCTCGCGCAGCTCCTTCACCCCGGCGGTCACCGCGTTCAGCGGCTCAAACACCGACTTGGTCCGCATGGCGATGAGGCGCGCCAGCGCCGTCTTCCCGCATCCCGGCGGGCCGTAGAGAATGAGCGAGGTGACCCGGTCGGCCTCGATGGCCCGCCGCAGCGGCTTGCCCGGGCCCAGGATGTGCTCCTGGCCCGCCAGGTCGTCCAGCGAGCGCGGGGCCACG from Candidatus Hydrogenedentota bacterium includes:
- a CDS encoding replication-associated recombination protein A, with translation MSEDLFEHSAADRLKREAPLARRVAPRSLDDLAGQEHILGPGKPLRRAIEADRVTSLILYGPPGCGKTALARLIAMRTKSVFEPLNAVTAGVKELRELIAAAHQRRIHTQQKTIVFVDEIHRFNRAQQDALLPDVENGKIVLIGATTENPFFSVVSPLLSRSQIFEFRKLEEAGLVRLLERALAHPERGFPEVTVDAAPEALAHIARYAEGDARRALNALEVALLTTPVEDGRLVISAEVAGECIARKMLHYDGTGDEHYDAASAFIKSMRGSNPDAALYWMARMLEAGETPRFVARRICIAAAEDVGNADPTALVTATAAWQACEFIGMPEARIILAQAATHVACAPKSNAACAGIDAALALVREERTPDAPNHLRDTHYKGAKRLGRGGGYKYPHDFPGGYTPQEYGVDRGTFYHPTDRGHEARIRAYLESLDKRDREEKEPED